In Bacillus sp. NP247, one DNA window encodes the following:
- a CDS encoding GNAT family N-acetyltransferase, with amino-acid sequence MDYMFTVMSQAEAEEIAYNWHYEGEYSFYDIEADQEDLVEFLDAHMRGNTTFVVKENDIIIGFFSFCKINNQTVDIGLGMRPDITGNGLGLQFVKAGLDFSKEKYGCNHITLSVATFNERAIKVYKKVGFEAIGTFAQKTNGDSFEFLKMNYICKND; translated from the coding sequence ATGGACTATATGTTTACAGTAATGTCGCAAGCGGAAGCAGAAGAAATTGCATACAACTGGCATTATGAAGGGGAGTATTCTTTTTATGATATAGAGGCAGATCAAGAAGATTTAGTGGAGTTTTTAGATGCTCATATGAGAGGAAATACTACATTTGTCGTGAAAGAAAATGATATTATAATTGGCTTCTTTAGTTTTTGTAAAATAAATAATCAAACGGTTGATATAGGACTTGGAATGAGACCTGATATAACGGGCAATGGATTAGGTTTACAGTTCGTAAAAGCTGGATTAGATTTTAGTAAAGAAAAATACGGCTGCAATCATATAACATTATCAGTAGCCACATTTAATGAGAGAGCAATTAAAGTATATAAGAAAGTGGGATTCGAAGCGATTGGGACGTTTGCTCAAAAAACAAATGGCGATAGTTTTGAATTTTTGAAAATGAATTATATATGTAAAAATGATTAA
- a CDS encoding type I methionyl aminopeptidase produces the protein MITIKTKNEIDLMHESGKLLASCHREIAKMMKPGITTQEIDTFVEAYLEKHGARSEQKGYNDYPYAICASVNNEMCHGFPTDVPLSEGDIVTIDMVVNLNGALSDSAWTYIVGDISDEAKRLLLVAESALYKGIEQAISGNHVGDIGYAIESYVASEGFSVARDFTGHGIGKEIHEEPAIFHFGKPRQGPELQEGMVITIEPIVNAGMRYSKVDLNGWTARTMDGKLSAQYEHTIAITKDGPIILTTL, from the coding sequence ATGATTACAATTAAAACGAAAAATGAAATAGATTTGATGCATGAATCTGGGAAGTTACTAGCTTCTTGTCATAGAGAAATTGCAAAAATGATGAAGCCAGGTATCACTACACAAGAAATTGATACGTTTGTTGAAGCATATTTAGAAAAGCATGGTGCCAGGTCCGAACAGAAAGGGTATAACGATTATCCATACGCAATATGTGCATCTGTGAACAATGAAATGTGTCATGGGTTTCCAACAGATGTTCCTTTAAGTGAAGGAGATATTGTGACAATTGACATGGTAGTAAACTTAAATGGTGCGCTCTCGGATTCTGCATGGACGTATATAGTTGGAGATATTTCTGATGAAGCAAAAAGGTTATTGTTAGTAGCAGAGAGTGCTTTATATAAAGGAATTGAGCAAGCGATAAGTGGTAACCATGTTGGAGATATTGGATACGCAATTGAAAGTTATGTAGCTTCTGAAGGGTTTTCTGTTGCAAGAGACTTTACTGGACATGGAATTGGTAAAGAAATTCATGAGGAACCAGCAATTTTTCATTTTGGTAAGCCAAGGCAAGGGCCAGAATTACAAGAAGGAATGGTAATTACAATTGAACCTATTGTAAATGCCGGTATGCGATATTCTAAAGTAGATTTAAACGGATGGACTGCACGGACGATGGATGGAAAATTATCTGCACAATATGAGCATACAATTGCGATTACGAAGGATGGTCCTATCATATTAACGACGTTGTAA
- a CDS encoding xanthine phosphoribosyltransferase: MKVLQEKILNEGKVLSGDVLKVDAFLNHQIDPVLMQEIGKEFAKRFKEENITKIVTIESSGIAPAVMAALELGVKVVFARKRKSLTLQDNMYVAKVYSFTKQETNEISLSRNHIDENDHVLIIDDFLANGQAALGLMSLVEQAGASIAGIGIVIEKAFQDGGKKLREQGVRVESLAEIASLDNGTVTFVQQETAEVK, translated from the coding sequence ATGAAAGTATTACAAGAAAAGATTTTGAACGAAGGAAAGGTTTTATCTGGTGATGTATTAAAGGTAGATGCATTTTTAAATCATCAAATTGATCCAGTACTTATGCAAGAAATCGGAAAAGAATTTGCTAAGCGTTTTAAAGAAGAGAACATTACAAAAATCGTAACGATTGAATCTTCAGGCATTGCACCAGCGGTTATGGCTGCTTTAGAGCTTGGTGTAAAAGTAGTTTTTGCAAGAAAGCGTAAATCGTTAACGTTACAAGATAATATGTATGTTGCGAAAGTATACTCATTTACAAAACAAGAAACGAACGAGATTTCATTATCTCGAAATCATATCGATGAAAATGATCATGTACTAATTATTGATGACTTTTTAGCAAATGGTCAGGCTGCTTTAGGTTTAATGAGCTTAGTAGAGCAAGCCGGGGCAAGTATTGCGGGAATTGGCATTGTTATTGAAAAAGCATTTCAAGATGGAGGAAAGAAGCTGCGTGAACAGGGTGTTCGTGTTGAATCACTAGCAGAAATTGCATCACTTGATAACGGCACAGTTACATTTGTACAGCAAGAAACTGCGGAGGTGAAATAA
- the pbuX gene encoding xanthine permease PbuX, with product MKQHPFKIASLGMQHMLAMYAGAIIVPLIVGGGLGLNQKELTYLVSIDLLMCGVATILQALSNRFFGIGLPVVLGCTFTAVGPMIAIGKQYGVSSIYGAIIAAGLFVVIFAKLFGKLVKLFPPVVTGSVVTVIGVTLVPAAINDMAGGVGSKDFGSLENLALAFGVLLFIIIMYRFFDGFIRSISILLGLLFGTIVAAFMGKVSLQAVGEADWFHGIQPFYFGTPTFELTPIITMILVACVGIVEATGVYFALSDICNKKIGEKELTKGYRAEGLAMVLGGIFNAFPYTTYSQNVGLVQLTGVRNRVIIYTCGGMLIVLGFIPKIAAITTIIPKSVLGGAMLAMFGMVMAYGIKMLSSVDFGKQENLLIVACSVGIGLGVTVVPTLFSQLPENIRILTDNGIVLGSASAVLLNIVFNMVPHRKVKVKEEPVSMQSAVREA from the coding sequence ATGAAGCAACATCCATTTAAAATCGCATCGCTAGGTATGCAGCATATGCTTGCTATGTATGCGGGTGCAATTATCGTTCCACTTATTGTGGGCGGCGGACTTGGCTTAAATCAAAAAGAGTTAACATATTTAGTCTCAATTGATTTATTAATGTGCGGCGTTGCAACAATTTTACAAGCATTATCAAATCGCTTTTTCGGTATTGGACTTCCAGTTGTACTAGGTTGTACATTTACAGCGGTTGGGCCGATGATTGCAATTGGGAAACAATACGGCGTGTCTTCTATTTATGGAGCAATTATTGCTGCCGGTTTGTTTGTTGTTATTTTTGCGAAATTATTTGGAAAGCTTGTAAAATTATTTCCCCCTGTCGTAACAGGGTCTGTTGTTACCGTAATTGGAGTTACACTTGTTCCAGCAGCGATTAATGATATGGCTGGCGGAGTAGGAAGCAAAGATTTCGGAAGTCTTGAAAACTTAGCGTTAGCATTTGGAGTATTATTATTTATCATCATTATGTATCGTTTTTTTGATGGTTTTATACGTTCTATTTCTATTTTATTAGGTCTTTTGTTCGGTACAATCGTTGCAGCATTTATGGGAAAAGTAAGCTTGCAAGCGGTTGGAGAGGCAGATTGGTTCCATGGTATTCAGCCGTTTTACTTCGGTACACCAACATTTGAATTAACGCCAATTATTACGATGATTCTCGTTGCTTGCGTAGGGATTGTGGAAGCAACAGGTGTATATTTTGCATTATCTGATATTTGTAATAAAAAGATCGGTGAAAAAGAATTAACAAAAGGTTATCGCGCAGAAGGATTAGCGATGGTGTTAGGTGGTATTTTTAACGCATTTCCATATACAACTTACTCTCAAAACGTAGGACTTGTTCAATTAACAGGAGTAAGAAATCGCGTTATTATTTATACTTGTGGCGGTATGTTAATTGTTCTTGGGTTCATTCCAAAAATCGCAGCTATTACAACAATCATTCCGAAATCAGTACTTGGTGGTGCGATGTTAGCGATGTTCGGCATGGTTATGGCATATGGCATTAAAATGTTAAGTAGCGTTGATTTTGGAAAGCAAGAAAACTTATTAATTGTTGCATGCTCTGTCGGAATCGGACTTGGTGTTACAGTTGTTCCAACGTTATTCTCGCAGCTTCCTGAAAACATTCGAATTTTAACAGATAACGGGATTGTACTTGGAAGTGCATCAGCAGTGCTTTTAAATATTGTGTTTAATATGGTGCCGCATCGCAAAGTAAAAGTAAAAGAAGAACCAGTCTCTATGCAAAGTGCAGTAAGAGAAGCGTAA
- a CDS encoding DUF418 domain-containing protein gives MTQNLTQGERIHSIDIIRGIAVLGIFLVNWPVIAGVDSRDISGIYEGIDSYIRLFYDMFIQTKFYTIFSFLFGLGFYIFMNRAEAKTDRPKTLFVRRLLILLLFGFLHYVLLWDGDILHSYAIAGFFLFLFYKREPRAILIWALVLLSIFQFFMLIASIVVALVPKAELGFSLPIMPLEDWVSQIQNRFHAFYSEGIGLNVFMLPETVGLFLLGLYAGKKDIFRRTKELDPKLKKWQIIMFILTLPMWFFMVRYFLSKPSYEPFYMQAFTMFSGKTLFIFYIFTLMRLLQKEKWQALLRPFQYVGRMALTNYISHTIITLLVFGLFFKNYYPAPLWVGPLFCIGFYTLQIFISRWWLSRYQYGPLEYIWRLGTYGKMMPLKKKSKVS, from the coding sequence ATGACACAAAATCTCACGCAAGGCGAGAGGATACACTCCATCGATATTATTAGAGGAATAGCTGTACTTGGCATTTTTCTTGTTAACTGGCCCGTTATCGCCGGGGTTGACTCACGTGACATTTCAGGAATTTACGAAGGGATAGACAGCTACATCCGCCTATTTTACGATATGTTTATTCAAACTAAATTTTATACAATTTTTTCGTTTTTATTCGGATTAGGTTTTTATATTTTTATGAATCGTGCTGAGGCGAAAACAGATCGTCCGAAAACTTTATTTGTTCGCCGCTTGCTCATTTTATTATTATTTGGTTTCTTGCATTACGTTCTTTTATGGGACGGAGACATCTTACATAGTTATGCAATTGCTGGATTTTTCTTATTCTTATTTTATAAGAGAGAGCCTCGTGCTATTTTGATTTGGGCATTAGTTTTACTAAGTATTTTTCAATTTTTCATGCTAATCGCTAGTATAGTGGTTGCATTAGTACCAAAGGCAGAGTTAGGGTTTTCCTTACCGATCATGCCACTTGAAGACTGGGTGTCACAAATACAAAATCGTTTCCATGCATTTTATTCTGAAGGAATTGGACTAAATGTATTCATGCTCCCAGAAACAGTTGGACTATTTTTACTTGGTTTATACGCCGGCAAAAAAGATATTTTCCGCCGCACGAAAGAGTTAGATCCAAAGCTTAAAAAATGGCAAATCATTATGTTCATTTTGACATTACCAATGTGGTTCTTCATGGTCCGTTACTTCTTATCAAAACCATCTTATGAACCATTTTATATGCAGGCCTTTACAATGTTTAGCGGGAAAACATTATTCATCTTCTACATTTTCACGCTGATGCGCTTATTACAAAAAGAAAAATGGCAAGCATTATTACGTCCATTCCAATACGTTGGACGAATGGCGTTAACAAATTACATCTCACATACAATTATTACATTACTTGTATTCGGTCTATTTTTCAAAAATTATTATCCTGCTCCATTATGGGTCGGGCCATTATTTTGCATCGGTTTCTACACGCTACAAATCTTCATTAGCCGCTGGTGGCTTTCTCGTTATCAATACGGGCCACTTGAATACATTTGGCGCCTTGGTACGTACGGTAAAATGATGCCACTTAAAAAGAAAAGCAAGGTCTCTTAA
- a CDS encoding dynamin family protein translates to MTNIVQTNGMKKLVCFYEEWQKNGDVENSLKLFEVIQKYKQEQLMLAFCGHFSAGKSTMMNHLYKAQLLPTSPIPTSANVVKIERGSDRVVVTIKSGEQYEYDGAYSAEELKQICKDGDEVIGVHIYRNDAPIPDGVMLVDTPGIDSTDDAHQLATESTLHLADVIFYMMDYNHVQSEVNLQFVKELKQRNKTVYLVVNQIDKHKANELSFEEYRDSVKQSFSNWDIEVDGIFYTSLRMMNHPYNEIQSLEALIFSIMKEKEQYVRKGMERETEYLLGEHFSFILSENEKYLMKYEEELTSPLSLSEIVEKKEELTENKNRVASKESDVRNEFIKGLQAILDNAYLMPFEMRELANKYLETKLTKFKVGLLFAKGKTEQEKQRRVDAFYSALQKTVETQLDFHVKEFIVAFLKEEGLFTEEIGKDIYALEIAFGPEVLAETIKQGAGFTGDYLLLYTADVANELKKRYFIKSQQIFGKSTGILQKKVKIEIARIEEENEKYTMLQTAKETKLQYIKTYEEYESYLGDIWNEHVSIPDGLQIDEILQSKKQVVSEKFTLQEQEIVNDNVAASEEEIKGTKVLNIQRILEKVKKAETILDPLPTLKHLQQEVVGKRQRVETKQFTVALFGAFSAGKSSFANALLGEKVLPVSPNPTTATINQILPVTEEKPHGTVIVQFKSEQALLEDMKAVYKMFHYEIATLEEALTQIDKIMKYPSPSGKQKTTFSFLRAVQKGYEAVADHLGEQVQVTLEEFSDYVANEEKSCFVEYMELYYDCALTRQGVALVDTPGADSINARHTDVAFQYIKNADAILFVTYYNHVFSRADREFLIQLGRVKDTFALDKMFFLINAADLAQSEEELEMVKGYIADQLLQYGIRNPRLFAISSLCALEEKQGKSIDKEKYGILQNSGIAKFEESFTSFMMRDLMLVSVHALYGALQGANQLLVNMINGAKQGNDEKEKQTKKYEAERDQLLHIISSYSVLAEEQAMQNEVKELLYYVHQRLFLRYNDVFTEFINPASLRTDGNVKMQLQQCVMELVSFIQHDLLQEMRATSLRLEKWIDEAMKCAKNEIVVNCKVENESISMGGAVDYEYKVITHKEPFPSIEIKDFKKALAHFKNEKSFFEKNDKAFMQEDAKGVLEPFVSNYVVDEEDLFVHHYKQEWDAKWNLLQKVMQQDVENYYESILFALAETIDVSLYEQSKEELQKQLVEIEKEIYIK, encoded by the coding sequence ATGACAAACATAGTACAGACAAACGGTATGAAAAAACTTGTTTGTTTTTATGAAGAGTGGCAAAAAAACGGCGATGTAGAGAATAGTTTGAAGTTGTTTGAAGTGATTCAAAAATATAAACAAGAGCAGCTTATGCTAGCTTTTTGTGGTCATTTTTCTGCTGGAAAATCGACAATGATGAATCACCTATATAAAGCGCAATTATTACCGACAAGTCCGATTCCGACGAGTGCTAACGTTGTTAAAATTGAAAGGGGATCTGATCGCGTAGTTGTAACGATTAAGTCTGGAGAACAGTATGAATATGACGGCGCATATTCAGCAGAAGAATTAAAACAAATATGTAAAGACGGTGATGAAGTAATTGGTGTTCATATTTATCGAAATGATGCGCCAATTCCTGATGGGGTTATGTTAGTTGATACGCCCGGAATTGATTCTACGGATGATGCCCACCAATTAGCGACAGAATCCACACTGCATCTAGCAGATGTTATTTTCTATATGATGGATTATAACCATGTCCAATCAGAGGTTAACTTACAATTTGTTAAAGAATTGAAACAACGTAATAAAACGGTTTATCTCGTTGTAAACCAAATAGATAAACATAAAGCAAATGAGTTATCGTTTGAAGAGTATAGAGATAGTGTAAAACAGTCTTTTTCTAACTGGGATATTGAAGTAGATGGGATTTTTTATACATCATTGCGAATGATGAACCATCCATACAATGAAATTCAAAGTTTAGAAGCATTAATCTTTTCTATCATGAAAGAAAAAGAGCAGTATGTAAGAAAGGGAATGGAGCGAGAAACAGAATATTTACTGGGGGAACATTTTTCGTTTATTCTTTCTGAAAATGAAAAATATCTCATGAAATATGAAGAAGAATTAACATCACCATTGTCACTTTCAGAGATAGTTGAAAAAAAGGAAGAGTTAACTGAAAATAAAAATCGCGTGGCTAGTAAAGAATCTGATGTGAGAAATGAATTTATAAAAGGTTTACAAGCCATATTAGATAACGCGTATTTAATGCCATTTGAAATGAGAGAATTGGCAAATAAATATTTAGAAACGAAATTAACGAAATTTAAAGTTGGTTTGTTATTTGCGAAAGGCAAGACGGAGCAAGAAAAACAGAGACGTGTAGATGCTTTTTATTCTGCTCTTCAAAAGACTGTTGAAACGCAACTTGATTTTCATGTGAAAGAATTTATTGTAGCCTTCTTAAAAGAAGAAGGGTTATTTACAGAAGAAATAGGGAAAGACATATATGCGTTAGAGATTGCTTTCGGACCGGAAGTGTTGGCTGAAACAATTAAACAAGGGGCTGGATTTACTGGTGATTACTTACTTCTTTATACTGCTGACGTTGCAAATGAGTTAAAGAAAAGATACTTTATAAAATCTCAGCAAATCTTTGGGAAAAGTACGGGTATATTGCAGAAGAAAGTGAAGATAGAGATTGCTCGTATTGAAGAAGAAAATGAAAAATACACGATGTTACAAACAGCCAAAGAAACAAAATTACAATACATTAAGACGTATGAGGAATATGAGAGCTATTTAGGGGATATTTGGAATGAACATGTTTCTATACCAGATGGATTGCAAATAGACGAAATATTACAAAGTAAGAAACAAGTTGTTAGTGAGAAGTTTACACTACAAGAGCAAGAAATTGTAAATGATAACGTAGCGGCTAGTGAAGAAGAGATTAAAGGAACGAAAGTTTTAAATATTCAGCGTATATTAGAGAAAGTGAAGAAAGCTGAAACGATATTAGATCCATTGCCTACACTGAAACATTTACAGCAAGAAGTAGTTGGAAAAAGACAGCGTGTAGAAACGAAGCAATTTACAGTAGCGTTATTTGGAGCTTTTAGTGCTGGAAAATCATCATTTGCTAACGCATTGCTCGGTGAAAAGGTACTTCCTGTATCGCCAAACCCAACGACAGCAACAATAAATCAAATTTTGCCAGTTACAGAAGAGAAACCACATGGAACGGTAATTGTCCAGTTTAAGTCAGAGCAAGCGCTGTTAGAAGATATGAAAGCTGTTTATAAAATGTTTCACTATGAAATTGCCACATTGGAAGAAGCGTTAACGCAAATTGATAAAATTATGAAATATCCTTCACCAAGCGGGAAGCAAAAAACAACATTTAGCTTTTTACGAGCGGTACAAAAAGGATATGAGGCAGTTGCTGATCATTTAGGGGAACAAGTACAAGTTACGTTAGAGGAGTTCTCTGATTATGTAGCCAATGAAGAAAAATCATGCTTTGTTGAGTATATGGAGCTTTATTATGATTGTGCTTTAACAAGGCAAGGAGTAGCTCTTGTAGATACACCAGGGGCGGATTCTATTAACGCGCGCCATACGGATGTTGCATTCCAGTATATTAAAAACGCAGATGCTATTTTATTCGTAACATACTATAATCATGTTTTCTCTCGTGCAGATCGTGAATTTTTAATTCAGCTCGGTCGTGTAAAGGATACATTTGCACTTGATAAAATGTTCTTCTTAATAAATGCTGCCGATTTAGCACAATCCGAAGAAGAACTTGAAATGGTAAAAGGCTATATTGCGGATCAACTCTTGCAATACGGTATTAGAAATCCACGTTTATTTGCAATTTCAAGTTTATGTGCGCTTGAAGAAAAGCAAGGGAAAAGTATTGATAAAGAAAAGTATGGTATTTTACAAAACTCTGGGATTGCTAAGTTTGAAGAATCATTTACGTCCTTTATGATGAGGGATTTAATGCTTGTATCTGTGCATGCTTTATATGGTGCATTGCAAGGAGCGAATCAGCTTCTTGTAAATATGATAAATGGCGCGAAGCAGGGAAATGATGAGAAAGAGAAGCAAACAAAAAAATATGAAGCAGAGCGTGATCAGCTACTTCATATTATTTCATCATATAGTGTACTTGCTGAAGAGCAAGCAATGCAAAATGAAGTGAAAGAATTGCTTTACTATGTACACCAACGTCTATTTTTACGCTATAACGATGTGTTTACTGAATTTATTAATCCGGCTTCGTTACGAACAGATGGAAATGTGAAAATGCAGTTGCAACAATGTGTAATGGAATTAGTTTCATTTATTCAACATGATTTATTGCAAGAAATGCGTGCGACATCATTACGTCTTGAAAAATGGATAGATGAAGCGATGAAGTGTGCAAAGAATGAAATTGTTGTGAATTGCAAAGTGGAAAATGAATCGATTTCTATGGGTGGAGCAGTGGATTATGAATATAAGGTTATTACACATAAAGAGCCGTTTCCTTCAATAGAAATAAAAGATTTTAAAAAGGCACTAGCACATTTTAAAAATGAGAAAAGCTTTTTTGAAAAAAATGATAAAGCTTTTATGCAAGAAGACGCTAAAGGAGTGTTAGAACCTTTCGTATCAAACTATGTAGTTGATGAAGAAGATTTATTCGTACATCATTATAAGCAAGAGTGGGATGCAAAATGGAACCTACTCCAAAAAGTGATGCAGCAAGATGTTGAGAATTATTATGAAAGTATATTATTCGCTTTAGCTGAAACAATTGATGTATCACTATACGAACAAAGTAAAGAAGAGCTACAAAAGCAGTTAGTAGAAATTGAAAAAGAAATTTATATTAAATAG
- a CDS encoding DUF3931 domain-containing protein, whose amino-acid sequence MDNNEKKCNVISIDGKKKKSDTYSYPKLVVENKTYEFSSFVLCGETPDGRRLVLTHMISTDEFAGFVKSLDTVLQKKIERIFFS is encoded by the coding sequence ATGGACAACAATGAGAAAAAATGCAACGTCATCTCTATTGATGGAAAGAAAAAGAAGAGCGACACATATTCCTATCCAAAATTAGTAGTAGAAAACAAAACGTATGAGTTTTCTTCATTCGTCTTATGCGGTGAAACACCAGACGGCAGACGCTTAGTTCTTACCCATATGATTTCTACTGATGAGTTTGCAGGGTTTGTAAAATCTTTAGATACTGTACTACAAAAGAAAATTGAACGAATCTTTTTTTCATAA
- a CDS encoding GNAT family N-acetyltransferase gives MDVVLDRVSKDNVPKSLLLLADPSERQIATYIQRGMIYVAKVEGKVVGVYVLLETRPKTMEIMNIAVVEHMQGKGIGKGLLLHAIEKAKEYNMCKLEVGTGNSSISQLALYQKCGFRIFSIDFDYFSKHYEEEIIENGIVCRDMIRLAMKLNK, from the coding sequence ATGGATGTTGTATTAGATCGTGTTTCCAAAGATAATGTGCCAAAGTCTTTACTCTTGCTTGCTGATCCAAGCGAGCGACAAATCGCTACATATATACAGAGAGGAATGATATATGTAGCCAAAGTAGAGGGGAAAGTGGTTGGTGTATATGTGCTTTTGGAAACAAGACCAAAGACAATGGAAATTATGAATATTGCGGTTGTAGAACATATGCAAGGAAAAGGTATTGGTAAGGGGTTATTGTTGCATGCAATAGAAAAAGCTAAAGAATATAATATGTGCAAGCTTGAAGTTGGTACAGGTAATTCTAGTATTTCACAACTTGCGTTATATCAAAAATGTGGATTTCGTATTTTTTCTATTGATTTTGATTACTTTTCAAAGCATTATGAAGAAGAGATTATTGAAAATGGAATTGTATGTCGTGATATGATTCGGCTTGCAATGAAATTAAACAAATAA
- a CDS encoding DUF2533 family protein, giving the protein MEVHKAITAHSRKQNEIVKIFLQLDAQREAAIEAAIALASNGKHFSVDAINMVTQQINDLAKRGVAPQRKLVTTDMVMEYVGRVNEKEGR; this is encoded by the coding sequence ATGGAAGTACATAAAGCAATTACGGCACATTCTCGTAAACAAAATGAGATTGTAAAAATATTTTTACAATTAGATGCGCAACGCGAAGCAGCGATTGAGGCTGCGATCGCACTTGCATCAAATGGAAAACATTTCTCAGTTGATGCAATTAATATGGTAACACAGCAAATTAATGACCTTGCAAAACGCGGCGTTGCACCGCAGCGTAAACTTGTTACAACAGATATGGTTATGGAGTATGTAGGTCGCGTGAACGAGAAAGAAGGGCGTTAA
- a CDS encoding sulfurtransferase, producing MIVTVEWLCEHLEDEHVRIVDCRFDLANPNWGKEKYEEEHIPHALYFDLNLDLSSSVIEHGGRHPLPNIEQFADKLSQAGIDEHTTVIAYDSQAGANASRLWWLLNYVGHEKVYILDGGFPAWKENGLHTTTEIPVVARKTFKANIQDNMLVTMETVKANIHAGADITLIDSREPKRYAGEEELVDPKAGHIPTAVNCFWKDGILESGQFKNEAQQQERFKTLSKDKETIVYCGSGVTACPNIVALKLAGFQNVKLYAGSWSDWISYPENQIAKEED from the coding sequence ATGATTGTTACAGTCGAATGGTTGTGTGAGCATTTAGAAGATGAACATGTCCGTATAGTCGATTGTCGTTTTGATTTAGCGAATCCAAATTGGGGTAAAGAGAAGTATGAGGAAGAACATATTCCCCATGCGTTATATTTTGATTTAAATTTAGATTTATCAAGTTCTGTAATAGAGCATGGTGGTCGCCATCCATTACCAAATATAGAGCAGTTTGCAGACAAGCTTTCACAAGCCGGGATTGATGAACATACGACAGTGATTGCGTATGACAGTCAAGCTGGTGCAAATGCTTCTCGTTTATGGTGGTTATTAAACTATGTAGGACATGAGAAAGTATATATACTAGATGGTGGCTTTCCTGCTTGGAAAGAGAATGGATTACATACAACAACGGAAATTCCTGTTGTTGCACGAAAAACATTCAAAGCAAACATACAAGATAATATGCTTGTAACGATGGAAACGGTCAAAGCGAATATTCATGCAGGTGCAGATATTACGTTAATTGATTCTAGAGAGCCAAAACGTTATGCTGGTGAAGAAGAGCTTGTTGATCCGAAGGCAGGACATATTCCGACAGCAGTAAACTGTTTTTGGAAGGATGGAATTCTAGAATCAGGACAATTTAAAAATGAAGCCCAGCAACAAGAACGTTTCAAAACTCTTTCGAAAGATAAGGAAACAATTGTATATTGTGGCTCTGGTGTTACAGCATGTCCAAATATAGTTGCATTAAAATTAGCTGGTTTTCAAAATGTTAAATTGTATGCAGGTAGCTGGAGTGATTGGATTTCTTATCCAGAAAATCAAATTGCAAAAGAAGAAGATTAA